Part of the Paenibacillus guangzhouensis genome is shown below.
CAAAGTACTGTTCATTCGTTTCCAACCATCCAATCTCTAATTATATAGGCACTCATTGTACCACAGGCGAAGCACGTTATCTTAAATCCTGCATCGCAACCGCGTCCATATCTTCGAACGTCTGGTTCTCGCCTGCCATGCCCCAAATAAATGTATAATTGTTCGTCCCTACACCGCTATGGATCGACCAGCTCGGCGAGATAATCGCTTGCTCATTGCGCATCACCACATGGCGCGTCTCATTGGGTTCGCCCATCATATGGAATACAACGCCGTCTTGCGGCATATCGAAATACAGGTAAACTTCCGAACGACGATTGTGCGTATGACTAGGCATCGTATTCCACATATTGCCCGGCTTGAGCAGCGTCATGCCCATCACGAGCTGACAGCTCTGTACGCCGTTCTGATGAATGAAACGGTAGATCGTGCGTTCATTAGAACTTGTAATGCTGCCGAGATGGTTCGGTGATGCTTCTTCGAGCGCCGATTTGACCGTTGGATATTGCTTGTGCGCTGGCGTCGAATTCAAATAGAAACGTGCCGGAGCAGCCTCGTCCACACTCTCGAACAATACTTCCTGCGCGCCAAGGCCGATATACAAGCAATCCTTGGTCTGCATCTCGTAACGCTCGCCATCTACGGTAATGACGCCCGCAGGACCGATGTTAATGATCCCAATCTCGCGACGCTCGAGGAAATAAG
Proteins encoded:
- the kduI gene encoding 5-dehydro-4-deoxy-D-glucuronate isomerase, coding for MEVRYASHPNEVKQFDTDRLRQEFLIETLFTPGQLNLVYSHVDRFIVGGVVPTKGPVKLEADAKDMGTAYFLERREIGIINIGPAGVITVDGERYEMQTKDCLYIGLGAQEVLFESVDEAAPARFYLNSTPAHKQYPTVKSALEEASPNHLGSITSSNERTIYRFIHQNGVQSCQLVMGMTLLKPGNMWNTMPSHTHNRRSEVYLYFDMPQDGVVFHMMGEPNETRHVVMRNEQAIISPSWSIHSGVGTNNYTFIWGMAGENQTFEDMDAVAMQDLR